The Mariprofundus ferrinatatus DNA window CAGCCCGGCATCCAGCACAAGTGCACCGCCATCGCCTGTACAGATATGGGCATTGGTGGTCACCTTGAACACTCGCCCTGCGCCACCGGTAGCCAGAATCACGGCCTTGGCCTGGAACAGATGGTAGCCGCCACCTGCAATATCCCAGGCCATCACACCGTGACAGCCGTCATCGTCGGTAATCAGGTCGAGTGCGAAATACTCCTCATAGAAATGGGTGCCGGCACGCAGATTCTGCTGGTAGAGAGTATGCAGGATGGCGTGTCCGGTTCGGTCGGCTGCCGCACAGGTGCGTGAAGCCTGACCTCCCTCGCCAAACTGGCGCGACTGCCCTCCGAACGGACGCTGGTAGATTGAGCCGTTATCAAGACGCGAAAACGGCACCCCCTGATGCTCCAGTTCGCGCACAATGCGTGGAGCTGCACGGCACATAAACTCAATCGCATCCTGATCCCCGAGATAATCGGAACCCTTGACCGTATCATACATATGCCACTGCCAGTGGTCGGATAGGACATTGCCGAGCGAGGCATTGATGCCGCCCTGTGCCGCCACAGTGTGGGAGCGGGTCGGCAGCACTTTGGTCACAATGGCGACGCGGTGTCCGGCATCGGCAAGCTGCAGTGCACAGCGCATGCCGGCGCCACCTGAGCCGATGATCACCACATCGTGAAAGTGGTTGGTTACCTTCTCGTTTGAGAGATAGGTCATCCGAACCTCCTCACGCCCAGGCCCAGATCAGTGCCAGCCACCAGACGCCAAAGCCGGTCATAATCACCAGCATCGCTCCGATCAGCGGCACGCGCCAGAAGATACGGTGTACGTAATCTTCAAGAATCACCTTGAGCCCCATATAGGCGTGCACAATCAACGCCAGGATCAGCAACGTATGCAGAACCCTCGAG harbors:
- the sdhD gene encoding succinate dehydrogenase, hydrophobic membrane anchor protein, producing MRTVKEPGAAHSGLSDWYWQRLSAVVLLLLLPLPFYLLTAVYSGNLDQQALLDIIDHIYSRVLHTLLILALIVHAYMGLKVILEDYVHRIFWRVPLIGAMLVIMTGFGVWWLALIWAWA